GTCTGCAGCATCCTTCCAAGAAACAACACGTGTTCTTACAGATGCAGCGATTAAGGGTAAAGTAGATAAACTACTTGGATTGAAAGAGAACGTAATTATTGGTAAGCTGATCCCAGCTGGTACCGGTATGAACCGTTATCGCAACTCAAGACTCTTAAACCGCGAACAAGCAGAAGGTAACTCTGACGTACTAGAAACAGTATCAGTAGAATCCTAGTTTGCTATATTGATAAAGAGGCGTTTCCTCTCTGGGGAAACCGCCTCCTTATCAATTTAATAGAAAGTAATTTTTTATAGAATAATAGGTTGACTTCTATAAAAATAGCTGGTATGATACTTGAGTGTGCCTGATACTCAATTACTTTGGAGGATATGATCATCATGTCTTATGAAAAAGTAGAGTGGGCAAAGGAGTTAACGATCGGTATTAATCAGACCACCAAAGCGATCGAACACGGACTTATTGAGGAAGTGTTTCTGGCTAAGGATGCAGATAGACGTTTAATACAAAAGATCGCACTTCTATGTAAAGAAAAGGGTGTTCCCGTCAACTTTGTTGATTCCATGAAGCGCTTGGGTAAAGCGTGCGGAATACAGGTTGGGGCAGCCGCTTGTGCAATAAAAAAGAGTGGTTAAGTCATGTTTTTGTTGAAGAACGTTATGTTTTTCTAGCAAGAGCATCTTATTTTGCCCATATGTGATTCACCTGGATCTGTGGTCTTACAATAAAGAATGAGGAAGGAGGAAAAAGATCATGCCTACAATTAACCAATTAGTGCGCAAAGGTCGTAAAGATAAAGTCGTAAAGTCTAAGTCCCCAGCTCTACAAAAAGGGTACAACAGCTTTAAGAAATCTCAAACGAACCAAAGCTCGCCTCAAAAACGTGGTGTATGTACTCGTGTAGGTACAATGACACCTAAAAAACCGAACTCCGCGCTTCGTAAGTATGCTCGTGTACGTTTAACTAACGGAATCGAGGTTACAGCTTACATCGGAGGTATCGGTCACAACCTTCAAGAACATAGTGTTGTACTAGTTCGTGGTGGTCGTGTAAAAGACTTACCAGGGGTACGTTATCATATCGTACGTGGTGCGCTTGATACTGCCGGTGTTAACAACCGTATGCAATCTCGCTCCAAATATGGTACAAAACGTCCGAAGGCTGCAAAAAAATAATCACGTTGCGTGATTACATTATATTAACTCTAGGAAAAGGAGGGAAACTTGATGCCGCGTAAAGGTCCAGTTGCTCGACGCGACGTATTGCCAGATCCAATTCATAACAGCAAGTTGGTTACTCGTTTAATCAACCGTTTGATGTTGGATGGTAAGCGTGGAGTTGCGCAAAATATCCTATATAACTCGTTTGACATCATTCAAGAACGTACAGGACGCAACCCTATGGAAGTGTTCGAAGAAGCTCTTAAAAACATCATGCCTGTACTTGAGGTAAAAGCTCGCCGTGTAGGTGGTGCTAACTACCAAGTACCTATCGAGGTTAAACCTGAGCGTCGTACGACTCTTGGTCTTCGTTGGTTAGTTAACTACGCTCGTCTTCGTGGTGAAAAAACTATGGAACAGCGTTTGGCTAGCGAAATTATGGATGCAGCAAACAGTACTGGTGCAGCTGTTAAGAAACGTGAGGACACTCACAAAATGGCTGAAGCAAACAAAGCGTTTGCACACTATCGCTGGTAGAATGCAAAGGCGGGTATCCTTTAGATACCCGCATATTCTCACATATGAGTATGGAAGGAGCAATTCCTAAATGGCTCGCGAATTCTCTCTAGCGAATACGCGTAATATCGGTATCATGGCACACATCGATGCCGGTAAAACGACAACAACCGAGCGTATTCTTTTTTATACCGGTCGCGTTCACAAAATCGGTGAGACACACGAAGGTGCCGCAACGATGGACTGGATGGAACAAGAACAAGAGCGCGGTATCACAATCACTTCTGCTGCTACGACTGCTCAATGGAATGGTCACCGCATCAACATCATCGATACACCTGGGCACGTAGACTTCACAGTTGAGGTTGAACGTTCTCTGCGTGTACTTGATGGTACTGTTGCGGTTTTTGACGCGAAGGGCGGCGTAGAACCTCAGTCTGAGACTGTATGGCGCCAAGCAGACCGTTATGGTGTACCACGTGTTTGTTACGTAAACAAAATGGATATCATGGGTGCAAACTATGATATGTGTT
The nucleotide sequence above comes from Brevibacillus laterosporus LMG 15441. Encoded proteins:
- the rpsL gene encoding 30S ribosomal protein S12 → MPTINQLVRKGRKDKVVKSKSPALQKGYNSFKKSQTNQSSPQKRGVCTRVGTMTPKKPNSALRKYARVRLTNGIEVTAYIGGIGHNLQEHSVVLVRGGRVKDLPGVRYHIVRGALDTAGVNNRMQSRSKYGTKRPKAAKK
- the rpsG gene encoding 30S ribosomal protein S7, encoding MPRKGPVARRDVLPDPIHNSKLVTRLINRLMLDGKRGVAQNILYNSFDIIQERTGRNPMEVFEEALKNIMPVLEVKARRVGGANYQVPIEVKPERRTTLGLRWLVNYARLRGEKTMEQRLASEIMDAANSTGAAVKKREDTHKMAEANKAFAHYRW
- a CDS encoding 50S ribosomal protein L7ae-like protein, whose product is MSYEKVEWAKELTIGINQTTKAIEHGLIEEVFLAKDADRRLIQKIALLCKEKGVPVNFVDSMKRLGKACGIQVGAAACAIKKSG